One genomic window of Punica granatum isolate Tunisia-2019 chromosome 1, ASM765513v2, whole genome shotgun sequence includes the following:
- the LOC116190857 gene encoding peptidyl-prolyl cis-trans isomerase FKBP16-1, chloroplastic isoform X1, whose protein sequence is MQALFHTCVHFSRFRENEISRSTDREQLKSKLLNGKYPMPVKSFQRRLFLEFTGFIPAILYTIPVLAAPLPEMKEPEVIRTMKLADGVRFQEIVEGEGMEAREGDTVEINYVCRRSNGYFVHSTVDQFSGDSMPVILPLDENKIIEGLKEVLIGMKVGGKRRALIPPSVGYTNEYLKPIPEEFGPRRSLLSHANEPLVFEVQLMKIL, encoded by the exons ATGCAAGCTTTGTTCCATACGTGCGTTCACTTCTCACGCTTCCGTGAGAATGAGATCTCCAG AAGTACAGACAGGGAGCAACTCAAGAGTAAGCTGTTGAATGGAAAATATCCGATGCCGGTGAAAAGCTTTCAGCGGAGGCTGTTTCTTGAATTCACAGGATTTATTCCTGCCATCTTATATACCATCCCTGTTCTTGCTGCACCATTGCCGGAGATGAAGGAACCGGAAGTAATTCG AACCATGAAGCTTGCTGATGGGGTGAGATTTCAAG AGATAGTTGAAGGTGAAGGGATGGAAGCCCGTGAAGGAGACACCGTGGAGATCAATTATGTGTGCAGGCGCTCAAATGGGTATTTTGTTCACAG CACTGTGGATCAGTTCAGTGGAGATAGCATGCCTGTCATACTTCCTCTAGACGAGAACAAA ATCATTGAGGGTCTCAAGGAAGTCTTGATCGGCATGAAAGTCGGAG GAAAGAGAAGAGCATTGATCCCTCCTTCCGTGGGATATACAAACGAATATTTGAAGCCAATCCCTGAAGAG TTTGGTCCTCGACGGAGTCTCTTGTCCCATGCAAACGAGCCTCTGGTGTTCGAGGTCCAACTGATGAAAATTCTGTAA
- the LOC116190857 gene encoding peptidyl-prolyl cis-trans isomerase FKBP16-1, chloroplastic isoform X2, whose product MPVKSFQRRLFLEFTGFIPAILYTIPVLAAPLPEMKEPEVIRTMKLADGVRFQEIVEGEGMEAREGDTVEINYVCRRSNGYFVHSTVDQFSGDSMPVILPLDENKIIEGLKEVLIGMKVGGKRRALIPPSVGYTNEYLKPIPEEFGPRRSLLSHANEPLVFEVQLMKIL is encoded by the exons ATGCCGGTGAAAAGCTTTCAGCGGAGGCTGTTTCTTGAATTCACAGGATTTATTCCTGCCATCTTATATACCATCCCTGTTCTTGCTGCACCATTGCCGGAGATGAAGGAACCGGAAGTAATTCG AACCATGAAGCTTGCTGATGGGGTGAGATTTCAAG AGATAGTTGAAGGTGAAGGGATGGAAGCCCGTGAAGGAGACACCGTGGAGATCAATTATGTGTGCAGGCGCTCAAATGGGTATTTTGTTCACAG CACTGTGGATCAGTTCAGTGGAGATAGCATGCCTGTCATACTTCCTCTAGACGAGAACAAA ATCATTGAGGGTCTCAAGGAAGTCTTGATCGGCATGAAAGTCGGAG GAAAGAGAAGAGCATTGATCCCTCCTTCCGTGGGATATACAAACGAATATTTGAAGCCAATCCCTGAAGAG TTTGGTCCTCGACGGAGTCTCTTGTCCCATGCAAACGAGCCTCTGGTGTTCGAGGTCCAACTGATGAAAATTCTGTAA
- the LOC116190841 gene encoding F-box protein SKIP23-like, with amino-acid sequence MEVDWSHLPPELLETISSKLPIYSDYLRFRAVCRSFLSSVPRTPRHMPPQLPWLLLSADTSSFFNPQDRRVYILRRPTKPPSLLSGRRCCGSSHGWLATLGDAPDVLLFNPLTLSQVDLPPLSAFPNVLSFDYANVGREYILRSPFGKLVSLDLSHMRDSFVQKIVLSSAPTDDPEFAAVAVLTSHDLAVCRHGDSRWTFVEGASSYTEDVIYRDGSFHALHKSGRVAVFSPSSAPEVSFVEAHGRFQGDLHYLVSAGEDWLLVTRYLKIQCEDEPHLAMHKTAGFDVFKLDRRIESGPRWVKMTDLGDYMLFVGRNSSLALRASEFPGCEGDCIYFTDDYSEYNSDWIGEPDVGIYRLWDGGIEPLPCYPQSTAHLIRPQPIWLTRNPR; translated from the coding sequence atgGAGGTTGACTGGTCCCACCTCCCACCGGAGCTCCTCGAAACCATCTCCTCCAAGCTCCCCATTTACTCCGACTACCTCCGCTTCCGCGCCGTCTGCCGCTCCTTCCTCTCCTCCGTCCCGCGCACCCCCCGCCACATGCCCCCTCAGCTCCCCTGGCTCCTCCTCTCCGCCGACACCTCCTCCTTCTTCAACCCCCAGGACCGCCGGGTCTACATCCTCCGCCGCCCCACCAAGCCCCCCTCCCTCCTCTCCGGCCGCCGCTGTTGCGGCTCCTCCCACGGCTGGCTCGCCACCCTCGGCGACGCCCCTGACGTCCTCCTCTTCAACCCCCTCACCCTCTCCCAGGTCGACCTCCCCCCTCTCTCCGCCTTCCCCAACGTCCTCTCCTTCGACTACGCCAACGTCGGCCGCGAGTATATCCTCCGCAGCCCCTTCGGCAAGCTCGTCTCCCTCGATCTCTCCCACATGCGCGACTCCTTCGTCCAGAAGATCGTCCTCTCCTCTGCCCCCACCGACGACCCGGAATTCGCCGCGGTGGCCGTGCTCACCTCCCACGACCTCGCCGTCTGCCGCCACGGCGACTCCCGCTGGACCTTCGTCGAGGGCGCCAGCTCCTACACCGAGGACGTCATCTACAGGGACGGCTCCTTCCACGCCCTCCACAAGTCGGGCCGGGTCGCGGTCTTTAGCCCCTCGTCCGCCCCAGAGGTGTCGTTCGTCGAGGCGCACGGGCGGTTCCAGGGCGACCTGCATTACCTGGTCAGCGCAGGGGAGGACTGGCTGCTCGTCACGCGCTACCTGAAAATCCAGTGCGAGGACGAGCCTCACCTGGCGATGCACAAAACTGCAGGATTCGATGTCTTCAAGCTGGACCGGAGGATCGAATCGGGCCCCAGGTGGGTGAAGATGACGGATTTGGGTGACTACATGCTGTTTGTTGGGCGGAACTCGTCTCTGGCGTTGCGGGCTTCCGAGTTTCCCGGGTGCGAGGGGGACTGCATATACTTCACAGATGATTACTCCGAGTATAACTCTGACTGGATTGGAGAACCGGATGTTGGGATTTATAGGTTATGGGATGGGGGCATCGAGCCATTGCCTTGTTATCCTCAAAGCACTGCTCACCTGATCAGGCCTCAGCCTATTTGGCTCACTCGGAATCCTCGTTAA
- the LOC116205438 gene encoding cyclin-D4-2-like yields MAPVSLDCLLLCGEDNSSVFDEPDCRDGTPWQQQQQPGSSRGGSSSRRRDRPGDEPEFPVQSEECLGALVEKEGLHLPKCDYLKRLKNGDLDLGARAEAIDWMFKVHSHYNFGPLCTYLSVNYLDRFLSAYELPKGKAWMTQLLAVACLSLAAKMEEHEVPFSLDLQVAESRYVFEAKTIQRMELLVLSTLSWRMHAVSPFSFIDNFLSRISGNNTPPKALISRSVQVILSTLRGIELLEFRPSEVAAAVAICVVAEGRLARTEEAISALAQHVDKLRVRKCMDTLRELGVMGESANNVPSSVSSVPQSPIGVLEAACFSYNSSHNNTPDDSNKRRKIDASSSCQV; encoded by the exons ATGGCACCGGTCAGTCTCGACTGCCTCCTTCTCTGCGGGGAGGACAACAGCAGCGTCTTCGACGAACCCGACTGCCGGGACGGAACCCCgtggcagcagcagcagcaacccGGGAGTTCGCGGGGCGGCAGCAGCAGCCGCCGCCGGGACCGGCCTGGCGACGAGCCGGAGTTCCCGGTGCAGAGCGAGGAGTGCCTGGGGGCGCTGGTGGAGAAGGAGGGGCTGCATTTGCCCAAATGCGATTACTTGAAGAGGCTGAAGAATGGGGATTTGGACTTGGGGGCTCGAGCGGAGGCCATTGATTGGATGTTCAAG GTTCATTCTCATTACAACTTTGGTCCCCTGTGTACATATCTATCAGTAAACTACTTGGACAGATTCCTTTCTGCCTATGAATTGCCT AAGGGCAAAGCTTGGATGACTCAGCTGCTGGCTGTGGCATGTTTGTCTTTGGCTGCAAAAATGGAGGAGCATGAAGTCCCCTTCTCACTGGATTTACAG GTGGCAGAGTCGAGATATGTGTTCGAAGCCAAAACGATTCAGAGGATGGAGCTCTTGGTGCTGAGCACCTTGAGTTGGAGAATGCACGCAGTTTCGCCTTTCTCTTTCATAGATAATTTTCTCTCCAGGATCAGCGGGAACAACACCCCACCAAAAGCCTTAATATCAAGATCGGTCCAAGTTATACTGAGCACACTCAGAG GGATTGAACTGTTGGAGTTCAGGCCCTCTGAAGTTGCAGCAGCAGTGGCGATATGTGTTGTTGCTGAGGGTCGGTTGGCACGCACAGAAGAAGCCATTTCCGCTCTCGCTCAGCATGTCGATAAG TTAAGGGTTCGGAAGTGCATGGATACGCTACGCGAATTGGGAGTAATGGGTGAATCTGCTAACAACGTGCCCAGTTCAGTGTCATCCGTGCCGCAAAGTCCAATCGGAGTTCTCGAGGCCGCATGCTTCAGTTATAACTCCTCACATAATAATACACCTGATGATAGCAATAAGAGGAGGAAGATAGACGCATCCTCCTCCTGTCAagtataa